A single window of Gymnogyps californianus isolate 813 chromosome 16, ASM1813914v2, whole genome shotgun sequence DNA harbors:
- the LOC127023030 gene encoding T-box-containing protein TBX6L — translation MQALPDVKAPCEALPSPSLEPYPQSSIVVTLEDMGLWMKFHQIGTEMIITKSGRRMFPQCKIKVSGLIPYAKYLMLVDFVPMDNFRYKWNKDQWEVAGKAEPQLPCRTYVHPDSPAPGSHWMKEPVSFQKLKLTNNTLDQHGHIILHSMHRYKPRFHIVQADDLFSVRWSIFQVFSFPETVFTSVTAYQNEQITKLKIDNNPFAKGFREHGKNTRREGRAKCQKPSPAKGQKRKLPEEKESGAEERDFEKDENVDVKEESNPVVVSTGYPFWVSEQNGSHAFPAASPVPADQREGLAREQQVPTPSYQTYRFHEAGDSQQLPTREAATLNDFRARCHPLDLATVPEHDSKQLPEGFSNLPPLPPPLPPPQDYTGVVNMALDSVGKPGARAPMYSPYGTEQGLGQWMVPSHSQYRAMSYSAFSTEYNTQGAPGHAHGTMAEWSQYPLFPYACW, via the exons ACGTGAAAGCACCGTGTGAGGCActtccttcccccagcctgGAGCCCTACCCGCAGAGCTCCATTGTGGTCACTCTTGAGGACATGGGTCTCTGGATGAAGTTTCATCAGATAGGAACCGAGATGATCATCACCAAATCCGGCAG ACGAATGTTTCCACAATGCAAAATCAAAGTCTCTGGCTTAATCCCATATGCCAAGTACCTCATGCTGGTAGATTTTGTGCCAATGGACAACTTCAGGTACAAG TGGAATAAAGATCAGTGGGAAGTagctggaaaagcagagccCCAGCTCCCTTGTCGCACCTACGTCCACCCAGAttccccagctcctggcagccACTGGATGAAAGAACCCGTCTCCTTCCAAAAACTGAAGCTCACCAACAACACTCTGGATCAACATGGGCAT ATCATCCTCCACTCCATGCACCGTTACAAGCCTCGCTTCCACATTGTGCAGGCAGATGACCTCTTCAGTGTCCGCTGGAGCATCTTCCAAGTCTTCAGCTTCCCTGAGACTGTCTTCACTTCTGTTACTGCCTACCAGAATGAGCAG attacaAAGCTCAAGATTGACAACAATCCATTTGCTAAAGGTTTCCGTGAGCATGGGAAGAACACTCGAAg gGAAGGACGAGCCAAATGCCAGAAGCCTAGTCCAGCCAAGGGCCAGAAGAGGAAGCTGCCCGAGGAAAAGGAGTCCGGTGCTGAGGAACGTG ATTTTGAGAAAGATGAGAATGTAGATGTGAAGGAAGAGAGTAACCCCGTCGTGGTCAGCACCGGATACCCCTTCTGGGTCTCGGAGCAGAATGGCAGCCATGCCTTTCCTGCAGCATCGCCGGTGCCAGCTGACCAGAGGGAGGGTCTGGCCAGAGAGCAGCAAGTGCCTACGCCATCCTACCAGACATATCG GTTCCACGAAGCTGGGGACAGCCAGCAGCTTCCCACCCGCGAAGCTGCAACCTTGAACGATTTCCGGGCAAGGTGCCACCCCTTGGATCTCGCCACGGTGCCCGAGCACGACTCCAAACAGCTGCCTGAGGGCTTCTCCAACCTGCCTCCGCTCCCCCcgcctctgcctcctccccaggaCTACACAGGAGTGGTGAACATGGCTCTAGACTCTGTCGGGAAACCCGGGGCCCGAGCACCCATGTACAGTCCCTATGGCACCGAGCAAGGCCTCGGCCAGTGGATGGTGCCTTCCCACAGCCAGTACAGGGCAATGAGCTACTCGGCCTTCTCCACAGAGTACAATACACAGGGGGCTCCAGGACATGCCCATGGGACCATGGCAGAGTGGAGCCAGTACCCTTTGTTCCCCTATGCCTGCTGGTGA